A window of the Falco rusticolus isolate bFalRus1 chromosome 1, bFalRus1.pri, whole genome shotgun sequence genome harbors these coding sequences:
- the LOC119153527 gene encoding apoptosis-inducing factor 3-like: protein MAANPSLCSPAAMDGDDTVTAEVCQEADVGDGELREVMVAGYPVLLVRNKMEFSALGSKCPHYNAPLTKGVLRGERLRCPWHGSCFNIRTGDIEEYPSLDCLPCFKVTVEDGRVFVTAKKKDLENSRRVKDTSKRCPYNRDTMLLLGGGVAALVCAETLRQEGFTGRIIMATKEKHVPYDKSKLSKEMNLKAEDVYLRKPEFLDAHSIEFWTEKEAVSVDFQKQKVYFMDGSSQKYNQLLIATGSHSSFLKVPGADLQNICNLQTPEDSSKILELATGKNLVIIGASFIGMEIAAFLSDKAGAISVVEKKEFPFQNTLGRQVGGVVMKMLQNKGVKFHMKTELCELKGKDGKVTEAVLASGEKLPADVVVVGIGVSPSSAFLKDTSIARDDSGAILVDLRMQTNIPNVFAAGDVVSFPVALLDGNWSSIHHQQVAEAHGHIAALNMLRKEKLLHTVPFFWTTIFGKSIHYAGCGKGYTDTVVKGSLEQEKFLIFYIRDGFVTAAASLNCDPMVSLIAEVLYSGKQISKEEAEACDISNIPLLAAT from the exons ATGGCGGCCAACCCTTCCCTCTGCTCGCCCGCAGCCATGGATGGTGATGACACCGTCACTGCCGAGGTCTGCCAGGAGGCCGACGTTGGGGATGGAGA GCTCCGGGAGGTGATGGTGGCTGGCTACCCGGTGCTGCTGGTGAGGAACAAGATGGAGTTCAGCGCCCTGGGCAGTAAGTGCCCCCACTACAACGCCCCACTCACCAAAG GAGTCTTGAGAGGGGAGAGGCTGCGCTGCCCTTGGCATGGCTCCTGCTTTAATATCCGAACTGGAGACATCGAGGAATACCCTTCGCTGGACTGTCTTCCCTGCTTCAAG GTAACAGTGGAAGATGGCAGGGTGTTTGTTACAGCAAAAAAGAAG GATCTTGAAAACAGCCGGAGGGTGAAGGACACAAGCAAGCGATGCCCCTACAACCGGGACAcgatgctgctgctggggggag GTGTGGCTGCCTTGGTGTGTGCAGAGACACTTCGTCAAGAGGGCTTTACCGGCAGGATCATCATGGCAACTAAAGAGAAACATGTTCCATATGACAAGTCCAAACTGAGCAAG GAAATGAACTTGAAAGCTGAGGACGTTTACCTGAGGAAACCTGAATTCCTCGATGCTCACAGCATAGAGTTCTGGACAGAGAAAGAG GCAGTGTCAGTGGATTTCCAGAAGCAGAAAGTCTATTTCATGGATGGGTCCTCTCAGAAGTACAATCAGCTGCTCATTGCAACCGGCAGCCA CTCCAGCTTCCTCAAAGTCCCTGGTGCAGACCTGCAGAACATATGCAATCTCCAGACTCCAGAAGACTCTAGCAAGATCTTAGAGCTGGCGACTGGGAAGAATCTAGTGATCATAGGAGCTTCATTCATAG GAATGGAGATAGCTGCCTTCCTCTCAGACAAGGCTGGTGCCATCTCAgtggtggaaaaaaaggagttcCCTTTCCAGAACACGCTGGGTCGCCAGGTTGGAGGTGTCGTCATGAAG ATGCTTCAAAATAAAGGGGTGAAGTTTCACATGAAAACAGAACTCTGTGAGCTGAAAGGAAAGGACGGAAAG GTCACAGAGGCTGTTCTTGCCAGTGGAGAGAAACTACCTGCAGATGTGGTAGTGGTGGGAATAG GGGTGTCCCCCagctcagcatttctgaaagacacCTCCATCGCCAGAGATGACAGTGGTGCCATCCTGGTGGATCTG CGTATGCAAACCAACATCCCAAATGTCTTCGCTGCGGGGGATGTGGTCTCCTTTCCTGTAGCTCTGCTCGATGGGAACTGGTCCAGCATCCATCACCAACAGGTGGCCGAGGCCCACG GTCACATTGCTGCCTTAAACATGCTGAGGAAAGAGAAGTTGTTGCACACTGTTCCCTTCTTCTGGACCACGATATTTGGGAAAAGCATCCACTACGCAG GCTGCGGGAAGGGATACACAGACACTGTTGTGAAAGGCAGCCTGGAGCAAGAGAAGTTCCTGATCTTTTACATCAG GGACGGCTTCGTGactgcagctgccagcctgAACTGTGACCCCATGGTGTCTCTGATTGCAGAAGTCTTATACTCGGGGAAACAAATCTCTAAAGAAGAAGCAGA